The proteins below are encoded in one region of Pseudomonas putida S13.1.2:
- a CDS encoding MFS transporter, whose amino-acid sequence MSVQEIPPLPTKGTVAKMEAAMALGSFAIGTGEFAIMGLMPDIASNLQLSEPQVGHAISAYALGVMVGAPTLAILGARLLRKHMLLLLMALYAVGNLATAFAPSFSSLVAFRFISGLPHGAYFGIAAVVASSMVAKDQRAGAVARVMMGLTLAMLLGNPVATYLGQYFGWRSAFVLVGAIALCTIALVWRFVPQRHDEVRSDPRKELQAFTLPQVWMALAIASIGFAGMFTVFSYLAPTMLQVTQVSPQWIPFGLAAFGVGGIVGNIAGGKLFDRLQFRAVGLVLVWSIAVLLFFTFAAHALWSLLLGIGLVGTMIALAAPLQIRLMDIAHEAPSLAAASNHAAFNLANALGPWLGGMAITAGMGWTSTGYIGAATALVGLGIYLVARRMKGGH is encoded by the coding sequence ATGTCAGTCCAGGAAATACCCCCTCTCCCCACTAAAGGCACCGTCGCGAAGATGGAGGCCGCCATGGCGCTGGGCAGCTTTGCCATCGGCACCGGCGAATTCGCCATCATGGGCCTGATGCCCGACATCGCCAGCAACCTGCAATTGAGCGAGCCCCAGGTGGGCCATGCCATCAGTGCCTACGCACTGGGGGTGATGGTTGGCGCCCCGACGCTAGCGATCCTGGGCGCCCGGCTGCTGCGCAAGCACATGCTGTTGCTGCTGATGGCACTGTACGCCGTTGGCAACCTGGCGACCGCCTTCGCCCCCTCGTTCAGCAGCCTGGTTGCCTTCCGCTTCATCAGCGGTCTGCCCCACGGCGCCTACTTCGGCATTGCCGCAGTGGTGGCATCGAGCATGGTGGCCAAAGACCAGCGCGCGGGTGCGGTTGCCCGGGTGATGATGGGCCTGACCTTGGCCATGTTGCTCGGTAACCCGGTGGCCACGTACCTGGGCCAGTACTTTGGCTGGCGTTCGGCGTTCGTGCTGGTTGGCGCCATCGCGCTGTGCACCATCGCCCTGGTGTGGCGCTTTGTGCCCCAGCGCCACGACGAAGTGCGCAGCGACCCGCGCAAGGAACTGCAAGCATTTACCCTGCCGCAGGTGTGGATGGCGCTGGCCATCGCCTCGATCGGCTTTGCCGGCATGTTCACGGTATTCAGCTACCTGGCGCCGACCATGCTGCAGGTGACCCAGGTGTCACCACAGTGGATTCCGTTCGGCCTGGCGGCGTTCGGGGTGGGCGGCATCGTCGGCAACATTGCCGGCGGCAAACTGTTCGACCGCCTGCAGTTCCGCGCCGTGGGGCTGGTGCTGGTGTGGTCGATCGCCGTGCTGCTGTTCTTCACCTTCGCCGCCCATGCGCTGTGGAGCCTGCTGTTGGGTATCGGCCTGGTGGGCACCATGATTGCCCTGGCCGCGCCGCTGCAGATCCGCCTGATGGACATTGCCCATGAAGCGCCGAGCCTGGCAGCTGCGTCGAACCATGCAGCGTTCAACCTGGCCAATGCGCTGGGGCCATGGTTGGGTGGCATGGCGATTACAGCGGGCATGGGCTGGACCAGCACCGGGTATATCGGCGCGGCGACTGCGCTGGTTGGCCTGGGTATCTATCTGGTGGCACGACGGATGAAAGGCGGCCACTGA
- a CDS encoding MFS transporter has translation MLQILVWGGSFFLLAVMGKPILRETGWDSGWVYGALSLGLMVSALLAPLSSRLVARYGGRSQLAASGVVVGLGLLVVANCHSLLVFLLAWVIIGAGMAMGLYEALFATLGALYAERAGRAITGITLISGFATTITWPVVALAIEQLGWRTACTAYALVLIVAVAPLYLWVLPAGQPAHKAQGATATSDLPVDRRLYWLLTAIFAIGAIIMTAVSVQLVAVLQGQGHSLATAIGLSALLGPSQVASRVLQIIAGKRHPIWTALVSSVLVAVGLTLVAVAPGVTALGLLLYGCGNGLRAIVRGLLPLALMPPAQYVALMGKMSRPSLVGQALTPLAGGYLFQHFGAMGVLATLSALALTSVVLVLLVMRSLPRQTA, from the coding sequence CTGCTGCAAATCCTGGTGTGGGGTGGTTCGTTCTTCCTGCTGGCGGTGATGGGCAAGCCAATCCTGCGCGAGACTGGCTGGGACAGCGGCTGGGTGTATGGGGCGCTGTCGCTGGGCCTGATGGTTTCGGCGCTGCTGGCGCCGCTGTCCAGCCGCCTGGTGGCGCGTTATGGCGGCCGCTCACAACTGGCCGCCAGCGGTGTGGTAGTAGGGCTGGGCTTGCTGGTGGTTGCCAACTGCCACAGCCTGCTGGTGTTCCTGCTGGCCTGGGTGATCATTGGCGCGGGGATGGCAATGGGGCTGTATGAAGCGCTGTTTGCCACCCTCGGGGCCTTGTATGCGGAACGGGCAGGGCGGGCGATTACCGGTATCACCCTGATTTCGGGGTTTGCCACCACCATCACCTGGCCGGTGGTGGCCCTGGCCATCGAGCAACTGGGCTGGCGCACGGCGTGTACGGCTTATGCGCTGGTGCTGATCGTTGCCGTGGCGCCGTTGTACCTCTGGGTGTTGCCGGCAGGCCAGCCCGCACACAAGGCCCAGGGCGCGACGGCGACGAGCGATCTGCCTGTGGACCGCCGCCTGTACTGGCTGCTGACCGCAATCTTCGCCATTGGCGCGATCATCATGACTGCTGTTTCGGTGCAACTGGTGGCGGTACTGCAGGGCCAGGGCCATTCGCTTGCGACTGCCATTGGCCTGAGTGCCTTGCTCGGGCCGAGCCAGGTGGCATCGCGGGTACTGCAGATCATCGCCGGCAAGCGCCACCCGATCTGGACTGCACTGGTATCATCGGTGCTGGTCGCCGTCGGCCTGACGCTGGTGGCCGTGGCGCCGGGCGTGACCGCGCTGGGCCTGCTGCTGTATGGCTGTGGCAATGGCCTGCGCGCGATTGTCAGGGGGCTGCTGCCGCTGGCCTTGATGCCGCCAGCCCAGTATGTTGCGCTGATGGGCAAGATGTCGCGCCCATCGTTGGTTGGCCAGGCGCTGACGCCCTTGGCGGGTGGCTACCTGTTCCAGCACTTCGGCGCGATGGGGGTGCTGGCAACGCTGTCGGCACTGGCATTGACCAGTGTCGTGCTGGTGTTGCTGGTGATGCGCAGCCTCCCGCGGCAAACGGCGTGA
- a CDS encoding alpha/beta hydrolase has product MSDAPRNPLLIDGPAGQIELLIDYPAGPPKGVVLVSHPQPLLGGSPRHIVPLTLARQLCAAGWLVVRPSFRGVGQTQGVHDEGIGEAQDCIAVIRHFRRELPELPVGLVGFSFGAYVFARVACALKGQLQAVALLGLPVGDVPGGRYYEPLPVPADCLLLHGEQDEMAPLANLLQWAGPEQRAVSVYAGANHFFKGCLGRAAEQVIAHLALKTAVP; this is encoded by the coding sequence ATGTCGGATGCACCACGTAACCCGTTGCTTATCGATGGGCCGGCCGGCCAGATCGAGCTGCTGATCGACTACCCCGCCGGGCCGCCCAAGGGGGTGGTGCTGGTCAGTCACCCACAACCGCTGCTGGGCGGTAGCCCGCGCCATATCGTACCGCTGACCCTGGCGCGGCAGCTGTGCGCAGCCGGTTGGCTGGTGGTGCGGCCGAGTTTCCGTGGGGTAGGGCAGACACAAGGTGTGCACGACGAGGGTATCGGCGAAGCGCAAGACTGCATCGCGGTCATCCGTCACTTCAGACGGGAGTTGCCTGAGCTACCGGTAGGCCTGGTCGGGTTTTCTTTTGGTGCCTATGTGTTCGCCCGTGTGGCCTGTGCGCTTAAAGGGCAGTTGCAGGCAGTGGCGTTGCTGGGGCTGCCGGTGGGTGATGTACCGGGCGGGCGATATTACGAGCCATTGCCGGTGCCTGCGGATTGCCTGCTGCTGCATGGCGAACAGGATGAAATGGCGCCGCTGGCCAACCTGCTGCAATGGGCCGGCCCAGAGCAACGGGCGGTGTCGGTGTACGCGGGTGCAAACCACTTTTTCAAGGGTTGCCTGGGGCGGGCGGCTGAGCAGGTGATCGCCCATCTGGCGTTGAAAACTGCGGTACCCTAG
- a CDS encoding LysR family transcriptional regulator gives MNLKALRCCVEIVRQGSFTKAAQHLHIAQPALSMAVTRLEEELGVTLFNRTTRKVILTAEGEQFLPRIASALREMDVARQELRDMADLKRGEVRLGIPPMFGLHYVPGLMNAFRQLYPGIAMTVFEGSAEDIGHRLEQREIDLALLESRRVPPDKESILLGSDEMLACMHPDHPYAGKAFLTAQDLRNTDMVVFDRTFVQRHLLDAFFAEHGITYQVALQSNFVSLVVQAALDNMGVATLLRSVQQRTPGIVGVPFRPAQQMSFRLCWRSGEYLSLASKRFIDFAAQTHYLER, from the coding sequence ATGAACCTCAAGGCATTGCGCTGCTGCGTCGAGATTGTGCGCCAAGGCAGCTTCACCAAGGCTGCGCAGCATTTGCACATCGCCCAGCCTGCGCTGAGCATGGCCGTCACCCGCCTGGAAGAAGAACTGGGCGTGACCCTGTTCAACCGCACCACGCGCAAAGTCATCCTTACCGCCGAGGGCGAACAGTTCCTGCCACGCATTGCGTCGGCGCTGCGCGAGATGGATGTTGCCCGGCAAGAGCTGCGCGACATGGCCGACCTGAAACGCGGCGAAGTGCGCCTGGGCATCCCGCCCATGTTCGGCCTGCACTATGTACCGGGGTTGATGAACGCCTTCCGCCAGCTGTATCCAGGCATTGCCATGACCGTGTTCGAAGGCAGTGCCGAGGACATTGGCCATCGCCTGGAACAACGGGAAATCGACCTGGCACTGCTGGAGTCCAGGCGAGTGCCGCCCGACAAGGAATCGATCCTGCTGGGCAGTGACGAGATGCTGGCGTGCATGCACCCTGACCACCCTTATGCCGGCAAAGCCTTTCTCACGGCGCAAGACCTGCGCAATACCGACATGGTCGTGTTCGACCGCACGTTCGTTCAACGTCACCTTCTGGACGCGTTCTTCGCCGAGCATGGCATTACTTACCAGGTGGCGTTGCAGAGCAACTTCGTCTCGCTGGTGGTGCAGGCCGCGCTGGACAACATGGGCGTGGCGACCCTGCTGCGCTCGGTCCAGCAACGCACGCCGGGCATCGTCGGGGTGCCGTTCCGGCCCGCGCAGCAGATGAGCTTCAGATTGTGCTGGCGCTCCGGGGAATACCTGTCGCTGGCCAGCAAGCGGTTCATCGACTTTGCTGCGCAGACGCATTACCTGGAGCGGTGA